The Spirulina subsalsa PCC 9445 region GCTGGTAAGCGTTTTTTTTCGCTAAGGCGGTGCTGGCGTGGGGGGTTAATGGGGAGAGACGAGAGGCAATCAAGGTCGGGGATTCTTTGGATTTGAAGGGGATGGGGACGTTTTGCCCGGCAATATGAGCGACTAGGGGCTTTTTCCGAGGGGAGGAGAGGATGCTGACCATGGATTCGGTGCCGCAAAGGGTTTGTTCTAAACAGAGGATGATTTCGGTGTTTTTGTCTTGTTCTAAGGTGGGAAGCCAGCCTTCGAATGTTGAGCCGATAATATCCCCACCCCCTAGGTGAATGACAATGGACTGGCCGAGTCCGGCTTGGGTGAGTTCCCAGATTATGGCGTCGGTGACATAATCACAGCGACTAATGACCCCAATGTTTCCGGGGGTGTAACACTGAGGATCACAACTGCCTAAAAGCAGTTTACCGGGGATGATGACTCCGGCACTGCCTGCGCCTAGGACAATGGTATTTGTTGCCTTGGCTTTGGCTAATAAGCGGATCATGTCGAGGGGGGGGACTCCGTGGGGCAGGATGATTAATTGACGAATCCCGGCGGACATGGCTTCTAGGGCGGCATCAAGCACCCAGTAGGGGGGGACGGCGATGATGCTGAGTTGGGGCATTCCGACTTGAGCGATCGCACTTTCGACCAAATCAAACACGGGAATCTCCTCAATGCTTTCTCCCCCATAGCCTGCACTAATCCCGGCCACGATGGGGGTACCGTAGGCAGTCATTTGTCCGGCACAATACACCCCTAATGGTTCGACAATCCCCTGAATCACAACTTTACTTTTGCCAGTCCAGTTCAACATAATGATTTAAAAAACAAGAAGGTTGCACCCCTGTTAAGTTCCCACGGCTGCCAATACTACGGTTTGCTCAATGGCATCCTCTAAACTCTGAGTCCAGTGTACCGATAAGCTAGACAGTGCTTCTTGAACGGCTGCTGGGGGTTCCCCTAACAGACGGATGACCAAGGGAACAGAACGGCGAGAACAACTGGGCGGGGTTGGTCGGCTGGTTTGTTCTAGCTGGTTTTGGCGTAAAATGCGTAAGGTGTTGGCGGTGGGACGCTCTAAACGGTCTTCGCTGATGATCAGGCGCTGGGGGGGATTGACGGGGGCTTGGAGGACATTGGCGATCGCCTCAGCCACCCGTTCTACTCCACCCAAACCACAGACTAAATGGAGGAAAATCACCTCAATTTCCTCCATGCGACTTAATCGTTCTAGTCCCTGATTCAGTTGTTGTTCTAGGGGCAAGGTTTTCAAGATTTTACCTTGATGTTCTCCCCCCACTAAACAGCCTGTACGCGGTTTTCCCCCCGCTTGGGTCAACAAATCCCAAGTCAAGGCCGCCAGTCCCCGACCATTACATAAAATTCCGATATTTCCCTCCCCATTGTACCAATCTAAGGGATCCGCCGCTTCAAAGTCTAACCCTTCTGACCCCTCCTCACTGTCCCCATTTTCTCCCCCATTTTTCTCTACCTCTTCCCCCGTCGTCCCCCAGGGGGTGGCAGCCCCGACAACGGCCATTAAGTCCCAATGACGGGCTAAGGCGTGATCATTCATCGTCACCTTGCCATCGAGGGCCATCACTTCCCCAGAGTCCCGAATCCCCAAGGGATTGATTTCAATGCCATTTAAATCACGACGGACAAATAACTCATACATTTTGCAGACAATATCAGTAATCACCGGGATGAGATGACCCTGTACGCCCATTAGATGGACTAAACGGCGAGCATAGAAGGGGGAAAACTCATCCTCAATGACTACCTGCTGCATTTGTTCCAACAGCACATCAATATTTACGCCCCCTTGGGCGGAACCTAACAGAACTGGACGTTTGCGTTGATAGTCCAGAATAACCGCTAAATAAAGCTCCTGTTCCGCATCATAGCGGGCTTCCGCTAACAGGAGTTGGGGGTATTCTCCGGCAATCGGTAAATTCAAGATCATCTGGGCGGCGGCGATCGCATCAATGGTATTCTCCACAAAGCGAACCCCCCCGGCCTTCCCCCGTCCCCCTGCCCGGACTTGGGACTTCAGCACCACCGGATAGGGAATCTGTAACTGTTTAATCGCCCGAGAATCGGCAATCGTTTGGGAGGGTAAAACCGGAATGCCGACCTCCCGGAATAATTCTTTCGCTTGGTATTCGAGTAAATCCATCAGGATTAATGTAAAAGTGATACATTAGGGGCAAGTTGGCTCACTGCCCGATCCACCTTTCCCCTCTCATTAGTACCATTAAACACCGATTGTTGTTGTGATGACCAAAACATCGACCCCACCTGTCGATTTGGCTAGCTTTGAGAGACTCCTCCAGCAACGTCTACAAGCCAAACTGACTGAATTGACTCCCCTTCAGGTGAATTGCTTCATCAAGCGGGAAACGTTGTTAATGGTGGTTCAGCATCCCGCCCCGGTCATGGCTCATCCCAGTCGGGCTTTTCGCATCTTAGAAGCCGCTTTTGATGAAGAAGGGCTGCCGGAGCATTTTCGCGGTTTAATGTACCTAGAAGTCGAAGGACGCAACCAACCCTATGCTTTCCACACCTTCCGGGATTCCCTGCCCCCCAACGATGTGGCCGAACAAGTGAAAGCCACCACCCCAGAAGGGATTCAGGCCGCCCAACAACAGAAAAAACGCAAATCCTTCCCCGCCCCCCCTCCACCCCCGCCCCGTCGTGACCTAGAGGAAATCCCCCCGCCCCAATATTCCGATCCCGATACGATTTCCTTGGCTTCCCCCCCCCTAACTCCCGAGGGGGATTTCTCCGACGTAGACCTTGATCTAGATTCCCTCGATCTCGATCAGATGATGGAGGAATTTGGGGCAGAAGAAGCCCCGAAAGGAGGGGAGAAATTCTGGTTAGCGGTAGTTATTGCGGGTGCTGCCTTAAGTGTTGTGGTGTTTTTCGGCAGTTTATACGTCTTGAGTCGCCCTTGTGTCCTGCGGGCTTGTGAAACGCTGGATGTGGCCGAAGAACTGGCCGGGCGCGCCTTAAATACCCTTGAAGCCCCCCCATCGGGTCAAGCCATCCTACAAGCTCAACAGCAACTCAATCAAGCTCTTGATTTATTGGCATCGATTCCCCCTTGGTCTGGGAAACATGACCAGGCGCAGAGATTGTTAGCGGAGTATGACACTACCTCCCAACGATTATCTGAATTGGTGGCCGCCCTCAGTTTAGCTTCTCAGGGGGCGAACTTAAGTCAAAATCCCCCTCATCCTGTAGCACGTTGGGAAAGTGCCCAGAGCAAATGGCGAGAGGCGATCGCACAACTTGGCCGTTTACCCGCCAACAGTCCCTTTCATGACTTCGCCCAGAACAAAATACAGGAGTACCGCCAGAACCTCAACGTCGTCAATCGTCGTCTGCGCCTAGAACAGGAAGCCGTCGAAAGTTTCGCCGCCGCCCAAGAAGCCGCCAAAATCGCCGAAGCCCGTCAAGGCATCGCCCAATCCCTACAAGACTTACAACTAGCCTCCGCCACTTGGGAAACCGCCGTCCGACGCTTACAAGCCATACAATCCGGCACCACCCCCTACGAAGAAGCCCAACAGCAGTTAAGCGTCTATCTGCCCAAACTTTCCGCCGCCCGAGAACGCGCACGCAATGAAGTATTCGCCACCGATGCCTATAATCAAGCCCTGCGCCTTGCCCAACTCGCCCAAAGTGCCGAAACACGCAATCAATGGTCAGAAGCCGTCAGCCACTGGCGTAGTGCGGTGAACTACATTGAGCAAGTCCCCAGCGACTCCTTTAATTACGCCAAAGCTCAACCCTTGATAAAAACCTACACCGACGCTTTAACCGAAGCCGAATCCCGGTTAAGAGAATCCTTACAAGTTCGTCAAGCGAGGGCAAACTTGGAGCGAGTTTGTAAGTCTGAGGATTTGATTTGTGTGTATACTGTCACCGATCGTTTAATTCGGGTGCGTTTAACTCCCACCTACATTGAAGAAATTCAACAAAACGCCAGAATTGCCCAACAAAGCAACAATTTTTCCGCTCAAGTAGATTTATTAGATCACATTTTTACCCTAGAACAAACCCTAGAGCAAATTAGCAGCGAGGCGGGAATTCCCTTGGAAATTTATACCTCTGAGAATGTTTTAGTCAAGCGGTTTAACCCTTAGTCTGACCAGGAGCAATCAACAATTTTAGATTTCTTGGATTGCCGTGATCAGTAAATCTTCAATACCAGCGACGACAAAAATAGGAACATTCAGTTGCCCAGAGACGGTTTCAACACTGAGATCATCCAGAAACAAAGTGTCGTCATGTTTCAACATCACCGAAGGTAATAAGATCCCATCCCCTAAGTCTTGATGGGCTAAATCTTGCACTAAATCCTGTCCCGTTAAGAGGCCTGTCACGGCAATATCAATGCCCCAATAATTGCTTTTTAAGGGGGCAAGTTGCACCGCTAGACCTTCTAGTTCATTTAACCGCTCAACAAGGGGTTTAAAGGCGGTTTTAACGGCATTTCCGACCACCCACGTTAGACGACGGGGAGGATGAACTTTCTCTAAATGAGCATCCGCTAGAAATTCATCTACAGTCTGGTGAAAGTCTCTTATAAATTGCCGAATTGACCCTACCCCGTTACCGATTTGGGGGTAATCCTCATAATGGTCTTCTGGGGGGAGTTCTTGTTCGGCAATCAGAAACCATTCATCGGCTAACCAGGCAAAAGTCGTGCCTAGTTTTTGCTGAAATTCTTGTTGTAAGGTTTGTACTTGTTGAATAACCTGTCTGGCTTTTTCCGGGGTGACAGGGGTTAATTCGTCTTGATTCGGACGAAAACGGGTGAGTCCAACAGGTACGACAGCAGCCGAGAGAATGGTGGGAATTTCGCCTCGGTGGAATTGTGCTAAATCTAAGAGGGTTCTTTCTAGGTGGATTCCGTCATTAATGCCGGGACAAATAACCACTTGAGCATGAATTTGTAAGCGTCGTTCTTGAAACCATTGGAATTGATTTAATATATCCCCAGCACGCGGATTTTTTAACAGGCGAATTCTAACCTCGGGTTCGGTGGCATGAACGGAAACGTAGAGGGGGGAGAGGCGCATTTGTTCGATGCGTTGCCATTCTTTGGGGGGGAGATTGGTTAAGGTTAAATAACTACCGTAGAGGAAACTTAAGCGATAGTCGTCGTCTTTGAAATACAAACTATCTCGTTTGCCGGGTGGTTGTTGGTCAATGAAGCAGAAGGGACAATGATTATTACATTGAATAAGCCCATCAAAAAGGGCGGTTTCAAATTCTAGGCCTAGGTTTTCTTCGTAGTCTTTTTCTATTTCGAGTTCGTGATATTGTCCCTGTTGATCTAATACGGTCAGTTCTAAAATTTCATCGGCACAGAGGAATTGATAATCAATGAGATCCCGGGGTTGGATTCCGTTGATTGAAACGATAGCATCGCCGATTTCAAAGCCGATTTCTTCGGCGATGGAGTTGGGGAGGATGCGGCTAATTTTGGCGGGTTGGATAGGCATAATCGGCGTTCTCTACGAGACGCTCCGCGTTCGCGCAGCGTTGCGAAGCAAGGGTTGGGCTACACATTGGCAAAAAGACCAAAGGCGGAAGCAATGAGAATAACAATCCCGAAGGCGAGACGGTACCAGACAAAGAGCCAAGTATTTTGTTTTTGGAGATAGTTCATTAACCAGGCGATCGCTAAATAGGAGAAAACCGCCGAAGAAAGAACCCCAAGGCCTAGGGGAATCCACTGTTGAGTGCCGACGTTGGCATCTAAGACTTCTGTTTTGAGTTCCACTAATCCGGCCAGGGTAATGGCTGGAATGCCCAAGAGGAAGGAAAAACGGGCGGCTGTAGCCCGTTCTAAGCCAATAAAGAGGGCGGCGGTGATGGTGGAGCCGGAACGAGAAACGCCGGGGATAATGGCTAACGCTTGGGCAATCCCCATCAAAATCCCGTCTTGGGTGGTGAGGTGGTCAAAGTCCCGACGACGTTGGCCGAGCTTTTCGGCTAATCCTAACAGAGAAGCCATGACAATGGAGGCGATCGCAATAGTGTTCATACTCCGCAGGGGAGAGTTATCCAAATCCGGGATAAACAGCTTAAACCCTAACCCCACAATCACAATCGGTAATGTCCCCACCGCAATCCCAATGGCAATTTTCAAGGATAAGGCCGGGGAGGGGGGATGGGGGCCTTCTGGGGTCGGAGGGGTTGGAGTGGGGGGGGGTAACTCCTTCTTAGCGGCGAGAATCCGTAATTGAGTAATCGCCCCCCAAGTTAGCTCAATTAAATCCTGTCGAAAATACCACAACACCGCCCCAATACTGCCCAATTGCACCACGGCCGTAAAGGTGACACCGGGATCTCCCCAGCCCAAAAACACCGGAATGGCTTTCAGGTGTGCGGTGCTACTAATAGGGATAAATTCCGTTAATCCTTGCACCATGCCCAGGACTAACGCTTGAAACCAATTAATCTGGGGCATCCCCGTAGCAGGGCTTGGGGTTTGAGCTAGGACTATATGATGAGTCAGAGTGGAAAAGGCGATCGCCAGACTCAAGCCTAACGCCATCTCACTCAACACCACCAAACCTTTACGCTGTAACTTATTCATCGACTATTTCACCTTCACGGGGGCAACGGCGAGTTCAAGTTTAAGGTAAAAAGCGATCCAACGCCGCCTTTAACTCGCTTAATTCGGCCTCAATGTTCCCATCATGGGCAGCGCGGGCAACACAAGCGGTTAAATGCTCATCCAAAATCAAACGAGCCACCCGGTCTAATGCACCCCGCACCGCCGCAATCTGAATTAACACCTCGGGACAATGACGATCTTCACTGACCATTGTTTTGATTCCCCGAATATGACCCTCAATCCGGGAAAGACGATTAATAATCTGCCGTTGAGATTCGGGATTGTGAACATGGGGATGGGCGTGAGAATGTCCCTTTTGTTCTGGGCCACCTTGCTCTGAGAGTGAGGATGGGGGGATAGCTTGATTCTCGTCAAGGGGGATATTCATGATCTTTCTTTTGAGAAACCCCATCCTGCAAGTGGAGTGAGGTTGTTTAGGTTCGGTAATAGGGAATTGATAACGATGGGGGAACAGAGAACGGGGAACAGGGAACAGGGGGAGGGGGAGCAGGGAACAGGGGGAGGTGATAATTATTACCTATTCCCTATTCCCGACTGATTCAGCCAACCCCAATTAACTTAAGGTTTACTCTTCCTCATAGAACTCATTAAACTCATCGGGGACATCAAAATCCGAATCCGGATCGGCATCCTCAACACTATAAGCGCGAGCAGTTTGGTCATCCAACACCACATCCTCATCTAAAGGACGACCGCCAGCTAAACCCCGCTCCGGATAAACCATCGTCTCACTTAAATCCCGATCAGGGGTTAAATCCCAAAGACCTGTAGGCAAAGCCCCAGAACCCTCGAAATCTAAGCTACTCAGGGGCAAGTCCTCATGGAGATGGAAACCCGTCCCAGCCGGAATTAAACGCCCGATGATCACGTTCTCTTTCAGACCGCGCAGCCAATCGGATTTCCCTTCAATAGCTGCCTCCGTCAATACCCGGGTGGTTTCTTGGAAACTGGCCGCACTGATGAAACTATCAGTATTTAAAGAGGCCTTAGTAATCCCCAACAAAACGGGAGTATAACGCGCCGGAGCCGCCCCGGTAATGCCCATAGCTTCGTTCACCTGTTCCACTTGGCGCAACTCCACCAACTCACCGGGTAACATAGTCGTGTCTCCCCCGTCGTCGATACGCACCTTACAGGTCATCTGCCGCACAATCACCTCAATGTGTTTGTCGGAAATCTCAATCCCTTGGGACTGATAAACCCCTTGCACACTTTCCACAAGGAACATCTGGGCTTTTTGTAAACCAATCAAGGCGGCCTCATAAACCCCTTTGAGGTCTTTGTAATACTCAAAGTAAGTTTCGAGAATTTCGTGGGGATTTGATGGACCATCGGTTAAGGGTTCCGCCACTTCCACCTGTTGACCATCGGAAACAATGACGTTTTGACCGGGACTGAGGGGATAATCCGTAATCACCCCATCCTCCTCAATAATCTTGATGTCTACCGATTCATCCTCCCCATAAACCACCTGAGCGGTTCCCGGACGACGGGCGAGTAAACAGGCTTCTTTCGGGCGACGGGCTTCTAGCAGTTCTTCAATCCGGGGCAACCCTTGGATGATGTCCCCAGTTTTCGACCGTTCAAAGACCAATAACACCAAATTATCGCCCCGTTGGACTAAATCCCCGTTACCAATTTGTAGAATAGCCCCAGCAGAGACGCGATAAGGCCGGGCATAGCGTAGGGTGACGGTTGACCCTTGAATGGACACAACTTGCCCAGAATCAGAACTCCGGATTCCGGGGGCGAGTTCTTGACCGGCCACCACCAAATCTCCGACTTTAACCTTGGGTTTACTCTCTAGGTTGATTTCAAAGCGATCGCTTGCCCGCACCAACAGAATCCGCCGCAGGGCTTCAGCACTCTTCAGAATCCCCCGCACTTCCCCGGCTTCCTTACACTGAATAGCCGTGCGCGCCACTACAGCCCCTTTGGGGATTTCTTGGCCATCTTCGACCAAAATTTCCGTTCTCGTGCCACCACTGAGGGAATCAGCATCTACATCCCGGCGAATCACCAAGGACTCCAGAATGACAATTTGCAATAAATACTCATGTACTACTAAATCACCACCATAGACTTCCGCCTCACTGGCCATCGATAACTGATCCGTCACAATGGCATCGGTTTCCGGCTCGTCATTGACCAGAGGAATCAACTCAATATCCGCCGTCAAACCGCCGATTTCTCGTTCATCTCCATCTTCGGCCTCAATTTCTAACACCAGTTGGGTGCTTAACAATTCCACCCCTTCCACAGAGCGCACCCGTTCCCCATCTTTATAGTGCAGACGTTGCACAGCGCGCAGAGAAATTTTCTGACCGGACTTGTCATTAATGGAGTCTTGGGAGGGTACATCGGGCTGGTCAGCCACTTGGTATTCCACCACCGGGCGCAATAAGAGCGCCACCCCTTCGGGGGTGTCCAAATACTGCCCAAAGCGCATTTCTTCCAACACCACACCGGGCAGAACTTCCGTTCCGGGGGGCAGCAGTTGGCCATCCGCTTCCATCAAAGGCGGTTCATCCAAGAGATGTAAATCCCCCGGTTTAATCACCATTTCCCGCAGAATGTCATTTTTCTGCACCACTTCCACCACCCCACTGGATTGGCAGAAAATATCCTTCACCACTTCGGTTCCGGCTTCCACATACTGGCCTTCTTCCACCAGTAACAGAGAGATGTCCTTATTGACCTCATGGCATTCTTCGGGAATCCAGATTAAGGTTCCCCCTTGGGTCACTTCATAGCCCTGTTTCGCCCGTCCCCGCAGGCGACCCACTTCCACCCCAGCATATTTGACAATGCCCCCGGTGTGGGTGCGATAGCGGTCGTCAATCAGTTCCGCCACCACTTGATGGTTTAATAACTTGGTGCCCGGCGTAGCCTTGAGCAAAAACCGTTGACCGAGGGCGGTTTGAATAATATATTGTTCCCGTCCTCCGGTAGCCGTTCGCTGTACCCGAGCTTGGTCTAACTGCACCGAGGCGGTGATAATCTCAATTTCCCGACTGCCGGGAGTCAGACGGACAACCCCCCCGTGGGCGGTGGCCAGTTTGGTCTGAGCGAGAACATCCCCCCGTTCTAGCATGGCACCGTTTTCCACTACGGGTTCAGCCCCCGGTAGGAGGTTATACACTTCCCCCGAAAGCACCCAAATTAAGCCCCCCCGTTGGACAATGTGGGTCGTGTTGCCTTGACGGTCGGTTTTTTCTTCTTCTACTAAGCGGTCAAATAAAACCTCCCCAGCCAAGTCACTGGTCACGTCTTTGGTCGCCTTTTCTGTGGAGCGTTGGCGTTTAGGTAGGGCAACTTCCGCTAAGAGTTCATCTTTCTCCACCTTTTGCCCGACTTTGACAAACAGCAGAGAACCCGCCGTGACAGAATAGGGAATCACGTCCCCATTTTCTAACTCTAGTAAGAGTTCCCCGGCCACTTCCACCTGTTCCCGTTCGTCCCCGTGGCGAGTCCGTACCGGGCGGGTGCGGAGTTTGGAGTCAAAGCCTACAGTACCGGGGTGTTCTGCTTGCACATTGCGCGCCACTTCCCCGGTAAAGACCCCTCCCGTGTGGAATGTCCGCATGGTTAACTGTGTCCCAGGTTCTCCAATGGACTGGGCGGCAATAATCCCAATGGCTTCGCCCATATTAACCATTTTACCGTGGGCTAAACTCCAACCATAACAATGTTGGCAGACACTACGGGCGGCTTCACAGGTTAAACTTGAACGCACTTTAACCCGCTCTACAGCATTTTGCACCCGTTCGGCTACATCTTCATCAATGGGCTGATTACGCTCGGCGACGACTTCTCCGGTTTTGGGGTCAATTACATCTTCGGCTAAGACACGACCGAATAAACGGTTAGCGAGGGGGATTAAAATGCGATCGCCATCTTTCATCGCCTCCACCATCACCCCCCGTTCCGTGCCGCAGTCCACCTCCCGCACGATCACATCTTGGCTCACATCCACCAACCGCCGGGTTAAATACCCAGAGTCCGCCGTCCGTAAAGCCGTATCCACCAACCCTTTCCGCGCCCCGTAAGACGAAATAATATACTCCGTCACCGTCAAGCCTTCCCGGAAATTGGTTTTAATCGGCAACCCGATAATTTCCCCTTGAGGGTCCGCCATCAAGCCCCGCATCCCCACCAACTGACGCACCTGAGATAAATTCCCCCGCGCCCCAGAAAAAGCCATCATATACACACTATTGAGGGGGTTCGTATCTTTAAAGTTGCGCACCACCTCATCTTTAAGAGTTTCTGAGGTTTTATTCCAAGTATCAATCACCTTCTGGAATCGTTCCACCTCGGTAATTTGCCCAGTCCGATAACGGTTTTCCGTGATGCGCACCTCTTCTTCTGCCTCTTGCAGCATTTGCTTCTTCACCGGAGGCACCTGCAAATCATCCACACTAATGGACACCCCGGCACGGGTAGCATAGCGAAACCCTAATTCTTTAAGTTGGTCAGCCACTTGAGAACAGCGCGCACTGCCATAATTCGTAAACGCCCAGGCAATGAGCTTTTTCAATTGGCCTTTATCAACGATTCGGTTAAAAAAAACGGGTTCTTTAGACATGGTTTTCTCGCGTAGGGGACAATCGGTAATCAATAACAAGGGAACGGGGAACAGGGAACAGGGAACAGGGAATTGGGAGTCGGGAATCGGTGTAGGGGCGCAATGCTTGCGCCCTAGGGAGTCGGGAATCGGGAGTCGGGAGTCGGGAAAAAGCAATAGTCAAAAGTTTTGGCTATTCACTATTCCCC contains the following coding sequences:
- a CDS encoding succinate--CoA ligase subunit alpha, encoding MLNWTGKSKVVIQGIVEPLGVYCAGQMTAYGTPIVAGISAGYGGESIEEIPVFDLVESAIAQVGMPQLSIIAVPPYWVLDAALEAMSAGIRQLIILPHGVPPLDMIRLLAKAKATNTIVLGAGSAGVIIPGKLLLGSCDPQCYTPGNIGVISRCDYVTDAIIWELTQAGLGQSIVIHLGGGDIIGSTFEGWLPTLEQDKNTEIILCLEQTLCGTESMVSILSSPRKKPLVAHIAGQNVPIPFKSKESPTLIASRLSPLTPHASTALAKKNAYQQAKIPVAQSPTQLVEYLHNL
- a CDS encoding ATP-grasp domain-containing protein; this translates as MDLLEYQAKELFREVGIPVLPSQTIADSRAIKQLQIPYPVVLKSQVRAGGRGKAGGVRFVENTIDAIAAAQMILNLPIAGEYPQLLLAEARYDAEQELYLAVILDYQRKRPVLLGSAQGGVNIDVLLEQMQQVVIEDEFSPFYARRLVHLMGVQGHLIPVITDIVCKMYELFVRRDLNGIEINPLGIRDSGEVMALDGKVTMNDHALARHWDLMAVVGAATPWGTTGEEVEKNGGENGDSEEGSEGLDFEAADPLDWYNGEGNIGILCNGRGLAALTWDLLTQAGGKPRTGCLVGGEHQGKILKTLPLEQQLNQGLERLSRMEEIEVIFLHLVCGLGGVERVAEAIANVLQAPVNPPQRLIISEDRLERPTANTLRILRQNQLEQTSRPTPPSCSRRSVPLVIRLLGEPPAAVQEALSSLSVHWTQSLEDAIEQTVVLAAVGT
- a CDS encoding TIGR03279 family radical SAM protein; amino-acid sequence: MPIQPAKISRILPNSIAEEIGFEIGDAIVSINGIQPRDLIDYQFLCADEILELTVLDQQGQYHELEIEKDYEENLGLEFETALFDGLIQCNNHCPFCFIDQQPPGKRDSLYFKDDDYRLSFLYGSYLTLTNLPPKEWQRIEQMRLSPLYVSVHATEPEVRIRLLKNPRAGDILNQFQWFQERRLQIHAQVVICPGINDGIHLERTLLDLAQFHRGEIPTILSAAVVPVGLTRFRPNQDELTPVTPEKARQVIQQVQTLQQEFQQKLGTTFAWLADEWFLIAEQELPPEDHYEDYPQIGNGVGSIRQFIRDFHQTVDEFLADAHLEKVHPPRRLTWVVGNAVKTAFKPLVERLNELEGLAVQLAPLKSNYWGIDIAVTGLLTGQDLVQDLAHQDLGDGILLPSVMLKHDDTLFLDDLSVETVSGQLNVPIFVVAGIEDLLITAIQEI
- a CDS encoding undecaprenyl-diphosphate phosphatase codes for the protein MPQINWFQALVLGMVQGLTEFIPISSTAHLKAIPVFLGWGDPGVTFTAVVQLGSIGAVLWYFRQDLIELTWGAITQLRILAAKKELPPPTPTPPTPEGPHPPSPALSLKIAIGIAVGTLPIVIVGLGFKLFIPDLDNSPLRSMNTIAIASIVMASLLGLAEKLGQRRRDFDHLTTQDGILMGIAQALAIIPGVSRSGSTITAALFIGLERATAARFSFLLGIPAITLAGLVELKTEVLDANVGTQQWIPLGLGVLSSAVFSYLAIAWLMNYLQKQNTWLFVWYRLAFGIVILIASAFGLFANV
- a CDS encoding metal-sensing transcriptional repressor — protein: MNIPLDENQAIPPSSLSEQGGPEQKGHSHAHPHVHNPESQRQIINRLSRIEGHIRGIKTMVSEDRHCPEVLIQIAAVRGALDRVARLILDEHLTACVARAAHDGNIEAELSELKAALDRFLP
- a CDS encoding DNA-directed RNA polymerase subunit beta', giving the protein MLFPDSRLPIPDSLGRKHCAPTPIPDSQFPVPCSLFPVPLLLITDCPLREKTMSKEPVFFNRIVDKGQLKKLIAWAFTNYGSARCSQVADQLKELGFRYATRAGVSISVDDLQVPPVKKQMLQEAEEEVRITENRYRTGQITEVERFQKVIDTWNKTSETLKDEVVRNFKDTNPLNSVYMMAFSGARGNLSQVRQLVGMRGLMADPQGEIIGLPIKTNFREGLTVTEYIISSYGARKGLVDTALRTADSGYLTRRLVDVSQDVIVREVDCGTERGVMVEAMKDGDRILIPLANRLFGRVLAEDVIDPKTGEVVAERNQPIDEDVAERVQNAVERVKVRSSLTCEAARSVCQHCYGWSLAHGKMVNMGEAIGIIAAQSIGEPGTQLTMRTFHTGGVFTGEVARNVQAEHPGTVGFDSKLRTRPVRTRHGDEREQVEVAGELLLELENGDVIPYSVTAGSLLFVKVGQKVEKDELLAEVALPKRQRSTEKATKDVTSDLAGEVLFDRLVEEEKTDRQGNTTHIVQRGGLIWVLSGEVYNLLPGAEPVVENGAMLERGDVLAQTKLATAHGGVVRLTPGSREIEIITASVQLDQARVQRTATGGREQYIIQTALGQRFLLKATPGTKLLNHQVVAELIDDRYRTHTGGIVKYAGVEVGRLRGRAKQGYEVTQGGTLIWIPEECHEVNKDISLLLVEEGQYVEAGTEVVKDIFCQSSGVVEVVQKNDILREMVIKPGDLHLLDEPPLMEADGQLLPPGTEVLPGVVLEEMRFGQYLDTPEGVALLLRPVVEYQVADQPDVPSQDSINDKSGQKISLRAVQRLHYKDGERVRSVEGVELLSTQLVLEIEAEDGDEREIGGLTADIELIPLVNDEPETDAIVTDQLSMASEAEVYGGDLVVHEYLLQIVILESLVIRRDVDADSLSGGTRTEILVEDGQEIPKGAVVARTAIQCKEAGEVRGILKSAEALRRILLVRASDRFEINLESKPKVKVGDLVVAGQELAPGIRSSDSGQVVSIQGSTVTLRYARPYRVSAGAILQIGNGDLVQRGDNLVLLVFERSKTGDIIQGLPRIEELLEARRPKEACLLARRPGTAQVVYGEDESVDIKIIEEDGVITDYPLSPGQNVIVSDGQQVEVAEPLTDGPSNPHEILETYFEYYKDLKGVYEAALIGLQKAQMFLVESVQGVYQSQGIEISDKHIEVIVRQMTCKVRIDDGGDTTMLPGELVELRQVEQVNEAMGITGAAPARYTPVLLGITKASLNTDSFISAASFQETTRVLTEAAIEGKSDWLRGLKENVIIGRLIPAGTGFHLHEDLPLSSLDFEGSGALPTGLWDLTPDRDLSETMVYPERGLAGGRPLDEDVVLDDQTARAYSVEDADPDSDFDVPDEFNEFYEEE